From the Penaeus monodon isolate SGIC_2016 chromosome 3, NSTDA_Pmon_1, whole genome shotgun sequence genome, the window AGGCTATATGCTATATGATCAGCAATTCATAACAAATTGTTTATTCGTTTGAACTGTAGTTGGTCTTACCATATATTCACGAATCCTGATTGCAATAATGTCATCTACGACCAGTCCATACATAACTAGCGAAACAGATACATGAATAGGCCTCTGCATTTTCATTTTGCAGTACCTTCATCTTGTTTATCGCTCTAGTTTAATTTAATCGCAttcagttatatatgtatttcttgtatatgaattatgtatataaacacacacacatatatatataatagagaaagagaaagaatattttttatcCTGATAAGCaaaatcattattctattttttttttttaccataacatTAACAGTACTAATATGGATATTGATACCTTCTGTTTCCTATAAGCTCTTATTAAATAGTAgcacattatgatgattattgtaagagcgattttttttttccgttttcattaaaatgaatatacaatTCATGATTTCGTCATGGCCCTCCTTCTgatcaaaacagtaaaaaaaaaaaaaaaaatcatccttaaGGCCCTTTTCGAAGTCGTACATAACATAACAAAGTTTGCTTAATTAGCATGTAACGGAAATTAGCAATAACTATGTATGTGATTTACAATTTAGGAAAAGTTTTAAGGACAATGGAGTTCTCCAAGGGAGCAACCAAGGGTATGAGCAGCGATGGTCTGAAATTGAACTTAAAGCCCAAGCTATTGAACAAACAAAAATTGATAAAGGGCACTGATATTGGGCATTTTGAGAAGGAATATCAGATACAATGATGTGGTGAaacttttaaaatacattttaaatactCTCACTTTTTTCGTAGACACGCCTCCCAGCCACTTCTATTTCCATGCTCTGATCTGCCTATTCCTTGCTATGATTGAGATTAAATACACGTCTTGTAGTCACTTTTATAACAtgcgcgtacgcacacacacaacagatacatagccacgcatatatacatatgcatatactcacctttacatacatagatgtatatacatatattgacacaaacatgcacacacatacagattaatttacacaaacatgcacgcacaaacatttacacacaaccacacattttTACAAGGCAGGCTTTCATTTGAACGCCTGTTGACTATAATGAGACTTGTTACTGCACACTTAGTAGTTGAATTTTTGTGTCAGATATACTGTACAGTGTCTGAAAGTCGACTTTAAAAGGACTGCAGATAAAACAACTTGATGCTAGGATTGttgtttaataaatattttgaatatgtttaAAGATTGACCTATTTAGGCGTAGGCTGGGGCAGGCTTGTAAGCAGGtgcaggcttgtaggcaggagcagaATGGTGCTCAGGGTACTGGGCctcaccctcgtagctgacctcagctacgtagccagagtcgccgttgacagtgtaAGTGACCCTttgcagacgaccgtcgggaaggaggACGAAGTAGGAACCCTGGGTGTTGTATCCGTCACGGGCttcctggtgaccgaagtcgtttccggagtagtcgtccttaacagcgtagttgaagtcgtacttagcAGGAGCCTAAGAAATTGTAAAAGTAGTTTAGAACTGAAGTGATTATAAATTACATACTAATTAaccatatataaatgcaaaaattaatTTGCAACTGAAATAATAAGAGATACATTGAATGACCAATATAAGTAAAAGTTCTTAGAAAGTAAGTTATTACTTACGTCATAGGTTGCCGGAGGAGAGTAATCGTAAGAAGGCTGTGAAGGAGCAGCCAAAGCGACGGCCACAAGGGCAAAAGCGAAGACGGTCTGTAATATGACACAAAATGTATTTAACCAATAGAAATTAACAGTTCTGAATATTTTGATTCAAAATGTGtgcatatctatgaatatattatatgtatgtatgtatatattttgtatataatgtccTTATTTAAGCTTGATTCCTACCTTTGTGAACATGATGACAGAAGGAGATCGACTGAGATGCATCAGGCGTCGAGCCGTTGCCTTTTATACTGCGTTACTCTAGTAAACTCTTCTTAGCCACTCCCTTTTCCACTGTCCAGCCGACCCTCACCTTGGCGACGGCGAAAGTAAGTAGCTTACTACTCTAATTCTTCTGAATGAAGTTTGAGCGTTCTGCTGTTTCGTAGTTTCCGAAAGGTGAATTTCCATTCTCTTTGGTCtgcttcttcattctcctttttttctacctcttcctcataataatgaaaataatcataatcataatcataatcataatcataatcataatcataatcataatcataatcataataataataataatatgaatgttatatatatatatatatatatatatatatatatatatatatatatatatatatatatatatatatatatatatatatatatacgtatatatatatatatatatatatatatatatatatatatatatatatatatatatatatatataatatatatgcatatgaatgtttatacatacatgtatatgtatttttatgaatgaatatgtatatatatatatgtatatatacatggatgcatacatacatacatccaaatatatgtatgtatataaatacacagatcttggtatatctatctatctatttatctatctatctatctatctatctatctatttatatatatctgtgtgtgtgtgtgcgtgtgcgtgtgtgtgtgtgtgtgtgtgtgtgtgtgtgtgtgtgtgtgtgtgtgtgtgtgtggacttacCTGCTCGTGTAAACAGTCTTGCTTTAGAACGGTAAATCCCTCAATTCTAtgttttatggccttcctaaaacttacaaacagggcgtccctctaagaccttttatttcgtcttgcaactcggttactcGTCCAAAAGACTCTTGGCTAGCtagtgttttatctccttttatggggtccttttctgagaGTCAATTAAACATTCGATGGCTTTCATGGAGAAGGTTAGAAAGTTACCGACGCACGGCAAGAAATTGGCGAGACTTGATGTAGACAATGTGCTAGATtttcttaaaagaaaactttcttcaccTCATGAGATCCCAATTCCGGTTagttgctttatcgatctcattcttTTGTGTGCCACAAATAATTACTTTTGACAGTGAATTTTATAATCAGATTAATGGTATCGCGACGGGAAGTAGTCTTGTTGCTAATGTATATAtcgagatgtttgaatctgaactccttccgtctattctccctccggacacgatttggtttcgatATATTGATGATAGTTTCTCTTTTGtagcaagtgaaccgttcagatttagcttatttttttcagaaaactcaacaacctcggtTGTACTATCAATTCTAAAGTAGAATAGAAAGATTCAAGTCAACTACCTTTTCTCgatgttcttttattttaaattttaggtttaccgtaaacctactcacactgctaattaccttcactttttctcgaataAATAGtctcggcattttttttttagggcataTTGGATATGTGATGAATTTATCGATCAGGAGTCGACGTCAATTTtaaaacgttttcgaaattaggatattctcatttttttcttaaatcaggcattCATTTgtgagatggaaattttatacccaTTCACGTAATACTCActaggatagtgccagtaatcaattcattattccgtataacccgtccctcgatgaaaaacgacgTGTGTTCAAAGGCActggaattgacattgtttttacgtatccgaacGAGGTGTGTAATAATTTGGTTAAGcgcaatgcggctagcggtgctcttaaGACTTGCCCCAAGTTTTAGATTGGCGGgaccggtagagctttcgaaaaaaagaaatgatgaacataaacgtgatgttagatatgccagagaatcaaatgagTATTACGTTAaattacgtgatgaaggtcaccagcttaactggaaaatcgcttaatttattcataaatcagcaaattcgaaTGAAAGAAAcatgctggtcaatggggcttggatgatcttactcCTCGTTAATTGGAAGATCCCTCCCTAGGCTCTTCggccttgaccctcctcctgagacctgattcaactcttcttcgttctgtctctctaccactatatattcttgtcaaaattctctctctaaatcatatgtgtataaatatatatatgtatatgtgtgtgagcgtgtgtctgtgtgtgtatatatatatatatatatatatatatatatatatatatatatatatatatacgtacgtatatatgtatgtatatgtatatatatttataaatgtatatatgtatatatttatgtatatatgtatatatatgtgtacatatatattacatatatatacatatatatcacatacatatacatatgtgtgtgattacatatatatatttagatatgtatatatgcatatacacaagcctgtatttttaaaaatttcgtttcGACATATCATAATCCTTAAATTACGATTACACAAAAATCTATTTACACATAatgaattttgttaatattttcaggTTGAAAGGTAATACAACTAGATGCATGGGTTCCCATTTAATAAATATCTTGCATATGTTAGTTTGTACACACTTAAGCGTAAGTAGGGGCGGGTTCGTAGGCAGGGGCAGGCGTGTAAGTGGGAGCGGGTTCATAGGCTGGGGAGGGTTTGTAAGCAGGAGCAGGCTTGTAAGCAGGGGCAGGCTTGTAAGCAGGGGCAGGCTTGTATGCAGGAGCAGGTTTGTACGCAGGAGTAGGATGGTACTCagggtactgagcctcgccctcgtagctgACTTCAGCTACATAGCCAgagtcgccgttgacagtgtaggtgaccctctgcagacgaccgtcgggaagtaGGACGAagtaggatccctgagtgttGTATCCGTCGCGTGCttcctggtgaccgaagtcgtttccggagtagtcgtccttaacagcgtagttgaagtcgtacttaacaggagactaaaaaaaaaatcatgattagtATAAGACTATGAGAAATGATACATTGAATAAGCAGATTTAAGTATAAAATCCTCAGAATACGGGATATCGCTTACGTCATAAGTTGCTGGAGGAGAGTAATCGTAAGAAGGCTGTGAAGGAGCAGCCAAAGCGACGGCCACAAGGGCAAGAGCGACGGCGGTCTGGAATAGAGCACAACATTTCAGATATACTAAGGATGATACGAAGATAGAAATCTATAGAGAATGAGAAATGAAGGGAACGATTAAAAGAGGAACGGATATATAAACTGAGAAATTAATATGGccgattaaaagaaaagaaatcgatgtatatatgtgtaaatatcatatacacaaagcacataaatgtatatattgtacatagtGTACTTATTTAAACTCGATTTGCACCTTAGTGAACATGATAAAGATAGATGATCGACTGTGATGCATCATACGTCGAGCCGTTGCCTTTTATACTGCGCGACTCTTGTAAACTCTCCTCAGCCACTCCCTTTTCCACTGTCCAGCTAACCCTCACCTTGACGACGGCGAAAGTAGTATACTCTAATTACCGCTGAATGAGGTGTAAGGAAACAAACCACAGGAAATTCAAGTAAAATGCATTCGTACccacacacttgtatatacattcattatatacataaatataaatgtaaacgtGAATACAAATATGTGTACGTCTATACCATAAAACAGATATTTAAACCGCGGGGTACGTGAACCAAGCTTAAGAATTTCATTGCGGAAGTAACTTCGTTCAGTGTCttctaaagtataaaaaaaatatttttgatggcACGGCCTTTCAAGGGATGACTGCACTGTAACGGCAAAGAGATCATCCAAAAGTAATCTCAgcgatttaaagaaaaaataatttacttttaatttaGCGCAACGAATGCTGTCACACAAACGGTGGCTttcacagaaaacggaaaacataATCTAGAACTATAGAAGTACTTACTAATGTAGGTTGACTAATCTGTAAGCAATTCTGGTGAGTCATGTTCGTGGCGAAGACGAAGTGGTTttaaggaatgaaagagaaaagcgagagaaaaggaaagaggaaagaggaaagcagacagacaaaaagacagataagcaaacaaacaaaaagatagatagacaaaaagatagataagcaaacagacataaagatagataagcagacaaacaaaaagatagataagcagacagacaaaggatatatatatatatctatatctatctatctatctatctatctatctatctatctatctatctatctatctatatatatatatatatatatatatatatatatatatatatatatatatataaagaagaaaatacttttttctaaaaaatagacGGAGATATTTTGACGGagtaatttttgttatttgtaaagcGAAATCGGGAACTGAGTTGATAATCTGAATGgtttactcattatcattaactttataaaatatatctctcAGAAAGAAGAATATGTAAAGCACATCCatcatatatttctatttgttgtttatatattcagtGCTATGCTGGTATCAGATACCAAGTACCGGCATGCTGTTATCAAATACCATAAAAGATCCGATATCCTTCAATAATATGTACAGTACATGTGAGTTATCCTTACGCCAGAAGAATCGTATCGTACGACAACTGTCAGAGGGCATCACACTGGCGGCCACAAAGACATAACCAACAATGATCTGCGAGTAAACTCATTTCATTAAAGTTGAAATACGAAACCTTAAACCCAGAGTAAGATGACACGAAAATCACAAATCTGAAATATCTTTGACTTTTAGAACAGAAAATACCATCAGAAACGAAAGTGAAAGAATGACAAAATGATAAGACGGGATTtcaaatacattaaatatattttggtCACCATATTTCTGTAGGATAATCATTCCCGTTCACGATTATACCAAACGATACCTTGGTAAGCCTAAACAACGGTGTTACATTTGATCAAAAGTTACTTCGCTGATATGTGTCGCAAaactattatgtatattttacctATTGATATGCCAGTTGAACATTCTATATCAGTAGAGGTATCCATTCCCACGCTGAAATGCCCAAGTCTATTTTCTCATTCGTTTCGATATCTCATGATCTTTATATTAcggatacacacaaacatttattcacatacacacacacacacacacacacacacacacacacagctttataCACAGATAGGCATTTGGACGGTTATAGTTAATTGATTGAATTTAAAGTAAGGTGTTTGTTCTTAAGGATTTTGCTAATATTTTGATAGGTAATACAACTAGATACTTGGGTTTTCGTTTAATAAATATCTTGCAAATGTTAGATTATACACACTTAGGCGTAAGTAGGGACAGGCTTGTAAGTGGGAGCGGGTTCGTAGGCAGGggcaggcttgtaggcaggggCAGGCTTGTAAGCAGGGGCAGGCTTGTAAGCAGGAGCGGGCTTGTACTCGGGGTACTGGGCctcaccctcgtagctgacctcaGCTACATAGCCAgagtcgccgttgacagtgtaAGTGACcctctgcagacgaccgtcgggaaggagaACGAAGTAAGAACCCTGAGTGTTGTATCCGTCGCGTGCttcctggtgaccgaagtcgtttccGGAGTAATCATCCTTAACAGCGTAGTTGAAGTCGTATTTAGCAggagactgaaaagaaaaaagaaaagaaatttagtaTGTATTTGAATTATGAGAAATGATTCATTAATTAAGCATAGAAAGTAGAAAATTATCAGAATATGGGATATTACTTACGTCATAAGTTGCCGGAGGAGAGTAGTCGTAAGACGGCTGTGAAGGAGCAGCCATGGCAAACGGCCACAAGGGCGAGAACGACGGCGGTCTGAAAGACGAGACAAAATGTTAAATATACTAAGGATGGGAATGATAAATGCTTATGTAAATTGACAGAAATTAGAGAGATTGATTAAGGAAATAACGATTAAAAGATGATCGGAAAAatagaatgagaaaataatattgccaattaatatacatatgcacacatgcatatacacgtatatatactgtGCTTATATAATTACGTGAAgataaaatgaacatatatatatatatacatatatatatatatatatatatatatatatatatatatatatatatatatatatatatatatatatatatatatatatatatatatatatatatatatatatatatatatatatatatatatatatatatatatatatatatatggtgcccTTAGACTCATTCACACCTTTGTAAACATGATCAAGATTGAAAGAGATCGACTGAGATGCTTCAGACGTCGAGCCGTTGCCTTTTATACTAAGTGACTCTCGTAAACTCTCCTCAGCCACTCCCTTTTCCACTGTCCAGCCGACCCTCACCTTGGCGACGGCGAAAGTAAGTAGTTTACTCTAATTACCTCTGAATGAAGTGTGAGTGTTAGCGCTTACTGTTCTCCGAAAAAATAGCTTTTATCCATCTTTTAGCCAAAAGTTGAATTATAAGAGCGAGTATTTTACTGATAAATCATAATATctaaagataaggaagaaaaagacagaaggagaaattatatatatatgtatatatatatattttatatatatatatatatatatatatatatatatatatatatatatatatagagagagagagagagagagagagagaggtgaataaacaaagaagcaaacaaaaatggaaattgaaattCCATACATACCTgacatatctgtgtatgttttcagtatatgtgtataatcataaatgtgaatgtgaatatatatataaatgcaaaagctaagacaaaaaccaaaacaagggGTACGTGAACAAAGCTTATGAAATACATTGTGGAAGGATCGTCAATCAGTGTCTTCTAAACCAAGAAGAACTGGTCTTGGATGAGATATCTCCCAAAAACTGAACGGTTTaactataacattattttaacattttaatcccacaaagCCTTCAAAGTGATGACAGTAGCCTTTGACACggcagatattttaaaataatcaattaaGTAAGCTAACCGACTTCCAGTCTTTGAAAAAGTATCATCTACTTATGCTTCAGCACTCCGAATGATGTTATACAAACGGTGACTTTCACAATTAGAAAACGGAAAGCGGAATCTAGAACTATAATTGTAATTACCAAATGAAGGGTGACTGACTTGTTCGTGGAAGCAATGCTAAAGAATCTTGACTTTGGTTTTCATACTTCTGGCGGAAATAAGAGCGTTTTCACATGGTGATGAAAAACAGTAAGAAGGTTAAAACGAGGTTACAGTgagtaaaagaaaacagagaaaaaagaaataaagggagaaagaagttGGGGGAAGGAGCTagttttacaaacatatataagtaatatagaaAATTAGGAGAAAATAAATGGAACTACTTTCATGGTGCGAATTTATTCTATTATGATCTATTTGTGGAGCGAATTCGAGAATTATACACAATAACATTGAATTGTTGATCAGAATGGTTTGCTTATAATCTTAACTGTCGGAAAAACACCTTTCAGGAAGATTCCATTTGTAAAGAACCTccatcatatatttctatatgctcATAAGGTTATATTTTCAGTGGGTCAATTAAATAATGCATTTCATGAATATGTTAATGGTTGTACAATTACTGGCACATCTTTCAATAAAAAGGAATTTCCATATTTTCGTCAACCACACAATCACAACGGCCTTGCCCCCCcccacgtatatacacacaatatactgtacatacatatgcacgatAAAAAATAAGCTTATCGAAAACTGGCATTTTTACTCTCGCATTGTTATAATCTAGAAATTCTGATGCCGGAAAATACTGGCATCTTGATATTCAATTCTGGTATGGAACTTACGGTAACTTtcattagtatgtatatgtgaattttCTTTGTTCCATACATTGCAGAAGAAGCGTATCGCATGACGGTTCTTAGGGAACCACAAAAATAAGACCAACAGTGGTCTGAAAGTGAACATGACTTTCCTTGAAGTTGAAACATTTAAGCTTAAAAGCAGAGGAAAAGGGCACTAAAATAAACCTGAAATGACAACAGCAAAAtattacagaaatttaaataCATTAAATGCATTTTATTGGCTATATTTCTATAGATTACTCACTCCAATTTCCGTGATTTTACCAATAACTTGATCAGTCTACACAGCAGAATTACAATTGACCAAGAGTTACGTCGTTGATATAAGACGCAGAACCATTATGACTGTAATTTACCAGTTGATATGTCAATTGAGTAATGGATATCAATAAAAGCATCCATTTTCCACGCTGAAATGCACAATCCTGTAGTATCTCACTCCATGACGTTTGAATGGCTAGACaaatatttgtttacacacatacacacacagcttcATACATAGACAAGAATTTGAACGTTTTACTAAAGATGTTAATATTTTCAGGTTTAAAGGTAATACAACTAGATGCTCGGGTTTTCGTTTAATAAATATTTCGCATATATTAGATTATACACACTTAGGCGTAAGTAGGGACGGGTTCGTAGGCAGGGGTAGGCGTGTAAGTGGGAGCGGGTTCGTAGGCAGGGGCAGGGttgtaggcaggagcaggcttgtaAGCAGGAGCAGGCTTGTAAGCAGGAGCAGGTTTGTATGCAGGAGCAGAATGGTGCTCTGGGTACTGGGCctcaccctcgtagctgacctcagctacgtagccagagtcgccgttgacagtgtaGATGACcctctgcagacgaccgtcgggaaggaggACGAAGTAAGAACCCTGAGTGTTGTATCCGTCGCGTGCttcctggtgaccgaagtcgtttccggagtagtcgtccttaacagcgtagttgaagtcgtacttggcaggagactaaaaaaaaagaaaaaaaaaagaaagataatcaaTTTGTAACTGAAACTATAAGAAATGGTGCATAAATCAAAGGTATAGAATAGAAAATCCTGAGAATATGGGATATTGCTTACGTCATAAGTTGCCGGAGGAGAGTAGTCGTAAGAAGGCTGTGAAGGAGCAGCCAAGGCGACGGCCACAAGGGCGAGAGCAACAGCGGTCTGAAAGGGGAGACGGTATGTCAAATATGCTAAGGATGAGAATAGATACATACTTATACAGGTAGTAGAAACATATAAAGAATGTGAAAGCCAAATAATGATGGAAAGATCAGCGGAAAAGTAGAATGAGAAAATAATCTGGCCgattaatatacagtatatatatacacagtacatatatatgtatatatatacacatagacatacatgtttatacaggCATATACACTGTGCCCATATAATGCCCTTATTTAGGCTTGGCAAACGTTTTGAagattgatgaatatataatattatatatatatatatatatatatatatatatatatatatatatatatatatatatatatatatatatatatatatatatatatatatatatatatatataatatatcaatacgtAGACTCGATTAATACCTTAGTGAACATGATGAAGATAGAGCTGGACTGAAATGCATCAGACGTCGAGCCGTTTCCTTATATATTGCGTGCCTCTCGTAATTCTCCTCAACCACTCCCTTTTCCACTGTCCAGCGACCCTCACCTTGCCGACGGCGAAAGT encodes:
- the LOC119595792 gene encoding cuticle protein 7-like, which translates into the protein MHLSRSPSVIMFTKTVFAFALVAVALAAPSQPSYDYSPPATYDAPAKYDFNYAVKDDYSGNDFGHQEARDGYNTQGSYFVLLPDGRLQRVTYTVNGDSGYVAEVSYEGEAQYPEHHSAPAYKPAPAYKPAPAYA
- the LOC119586718 gene encoding adhesive plaque matrix protein-like translates to MFTKTAVALALVAVALAAPSQPSYDYSPPATYDSPAKYDFNYAVKDDYSGNDFGHQEARDGYNTQGSYFVLLPDGRLQRVIYTVNGDSGYVAEVSYEGEAQYPEHHSAPAYKPAPAYKPAPAYKPAPAYNPAPAYEPAPTYTPTPAYEPVPTYRGKWMLLLISITQLTYQLVNYSHNGSASYINDVTLGQLFILVPFSSAFKLKCFNFKESHVHFQTTSKLLTFAVAKVRVGWTVEKGVAEESLRESLSIKGNGSTSEASQSISFNLDHVYKGVNEPPSFSPLWPFAMAAPSQPSYDYSPPATYDSPAKYDFNYAVKDDYSGNDFGHQEARDGYNTQGSYFVLLPDGRLQRVTYTVNGDSGYVAEVSYEGEAQYPEYKPAPAYKPAPAYKPAPAYKPAPAYEPAPTYKPVPTYIIVGYVFVAASVMPSDSCRTIRFFWRKDNSHATARRMMHHSRSSIFIMFTKTAVALALVAVALAAPSQPSYDYSPPATYDSPVKYDFNYAVKDDYSGNDFGHQEARDGYNTQGSYFVLLPDGRLQRVTYTVNGDSGYVAEVSYEGEAQYPEYHPTPAYKPAPAYKPAPAYKPAPAYKPAPAYKPSPAYEPAPTYTPAPAYEPAPTYA